Proteins from one Telopea speciosissima isolate NSW1024214 ecotype Mountain lineage chromosome 1, Tspe_v1, whole genome shotgun sequence genomic window:
- the LOC122658918 gene encoding monodehydroascorbate reductase, chloroplastic/mitochondrial-like isoform X2, with translation MTTMTSSLSLKNGLSLWYPHSALLNRIPRSSTVAFANFPRSYVVASSAFANENRDFVIVGGGNAAGYAARSFVEHGMADGRLCIVGKEAVSPYERPALTKGYLFPLDKKPARLPGFHTCVGSGGERQTPVWYKEHGIEMLYEDPVTGLDIEKQTLTTSSGKLLKYGSLIIATGCTAVRFPEKIGGNLSGIHYIRDVADADSLIASLERARKVVVVGGGYIGMEVAAAAVGWKLDTTVIFPDNHLMPRLFTPSLAHAYEELYQQNGVKFLKGVRTKNFIAGSDGHVTAVKLENGSTIEADTVIVGIGAKPAVSPFEAVGLNTTVGGIQVDGQFRTSVPGVYAIGDVAAFPLKIYDRIARVEHVDHARRSAQHCVNSLLSAKTHLVFEYEGSARKVCWQFYGDNVGETIEIGNFDPKIATFWLDSGKLRGILLESGTPEEFQLLPKLARIQPLVDEAKLQSASSVEQALQMAQRS, from the exons ATGACAACCATGACAAGCTCCCTAAGCTTGAAGAACGGACTTTCTCTGTGGTACCCTCACTCTGCTTTACTCAATCGAATTCCTCGATCCTCTACAGTCGCTTTTGCTAACTTCCCAAGAAGCTATGTCGTTGCTTCATCCGCTTTCGCCAACGAGAATCGAGA TTTCGTAATCGTTGGTGGTGGCAATGCCGCTGGATATGCTGCTCGATCTTTTGTCGAACATGGGATGGCCGACGGGAGGCTCTGTATTGTCGGTAAAGag GCTGTTTCACCTTATGAGCGCCCTGCTTTGACTAAAGGTTATCTCTTTCCTTTGGATAAAAAGCCTGCGCGTCTACCC gGCTTTCATACTTGTGTTGGTTCAGGTGGGGAAAGGCAGACTCCTGTTTGGTATAAAGAGCATGGCATAGAG ATGTTATATGAAGATCCAGTGACAGGTCTTGATATCGAAAAACAGACTCTGACTACGTCCTCAGGAAAACTTCTTAAGTATGGATCCCTCATAATTGCCACTGGATGTACAGCTGTGAG ATTTCCAGAGAAAATTGGAGGGAACCTATCTGGTATTCACTATATTCGTGATGTTGCTGATGCTGATTCACTAATAGCATCACTG GAGAGAGCACGgaaggttgttgttgttggcGGTGGTTATATTGGTATGGAAGTAGCTGCTGCAGCTGTTGGTTGGAAACTTGATACAACG GTCATATTTCCAGATAATCATTTAATGCCAAGATTGTTTACTCCTTCTCTGGCTCATGCATATGAAGAACTTTACCAACAAAATGGCGTTAAATTCTTGAAG GGGGTTCGTACCAAAAACTTTATAGCTGGTTCTGATGGACATGTGACTGCTGTCAAACTTGAAAATGGATCAACAATAGAAGCTGATACG GTTATTGTTGGGATTGGAGCAAAGCCCGCTGTCAGTCCCTTTGAAGCTGTGGGCTTGAATACCACTGTTGGTGGCATACAG GTTGATGGTCAATTTCGAACAAGTGTACCTGGTGTTTATGCCATTGGAGATGTCGCAGCATTCCCATTGAAG ATATATGATCGGATTGCTCGAGTTGAACATGTTGATCATGCTCGTCGGTCTGCTCAACATTGTGTGAATTCATTATTAAGTGCAAAAACACACCT AGTTTTTGAGTATGAAGGCAGTGCAAGAAAAGTGTGCTGGCAGTTCTATGGAGACAATG TTGGTGAGACGATTGAAATTGGAAACTTTGATCCAAAGATTGCTACTTTCTGGCTAGATTCTG GTAAATTGAGAGGAATTCTTCTAGAAAGTGGAACTCCTGAG GAATTTCAACTCCTGCCTAAACTTGCAAGGATCCAGCCGCTTGTTGATGAAGCCAAGCTTCAAAGTGCATCTTCTGTTGAGCAGGCGCTACAAATGGCTCAAAGATCCTAA
- the LOC122658918 gene encoding monodehydroascorbate reductase, chloroplastic/mitochondrial-like isoform X1: protein MTTMTSSLSLKNGLSLWYPHSALLNRIPRSSTVAFANFPRSYVVASSAFANENRDFVIVGGGNAAGYAARSFVEHGMADGRLCIVGKEAVSPYERPALTKGYLFPLDKKPARLPGFHTCVGSGGERQTPVWYKEHGIEMLYEDPVTGLDIEKQTLTTSSGKLLKYGSLIIATGCTAVRFPEKIGGNLSGIHYIRDVADADSLIASLERARKVVVVGGGYIGMEVAAAAVGWKLDTTVIFPDNHLMPRLFTPSLAHAYEELYQQNGVKFLKGVRTKNFIAGSDGHVTAVKLENGSTIEADTVIVGIGAKPAVSPFEAVGLNTTVGGIQVDGQFRTSVPGVYAIGDVAAFPLKIYDRIARVEHVDHARRSAQHCVNSLLSAKTHLYDYLPHFYSRVFEYEGSARKVCWQFYGDNVGETIEIGNFDPKIATFWLDSGKLRGILLESGTPEEFQLLPKLARIQPLVDEAKLQSASSVEQALQMAQRS from the exons ATGACAACCATGACAAGCTCCCTAAGCTTGAAGAACGGACTTTCTCTGTGGTACCCTCACTCTGCTTTACTCAATCGAATTCCTCGATCCTCTACAGTCGCTTTTGCTAACTTCCCAAGAAGCTATGTCGTTGCTTCATCCGCTTTCGCCAACGAGAATCGAGA TTTCGTAATCGTTGGTGGTGGCAATGCCGCTGGATATGCTGCTCGATCTTTTGTCGAACATGGGATGGCCGACGGGAGGCTCTGTATTGTCGGTAAAGag GCTGTTTCACCTTATGAGCGCCCTGCTTTGACTAAAGGTTATCTCTTTCCTTTGGATAAAAAGCCTGCGCGTCTACCC gGCTTTCATACTTGTGTTGGTTCAGGTGGGGAAAGGCAGACTCCTGTTTGGTATAAAGAGCATGGCATAGAG ATGTTATATGAAGATCCAGTGACAGGTCTTGATATCGAAAAACAGACTCTGACTACGTCCTCAGGAAAACTTCTTAAGTATGGATCCCTCATAATTGCCACTGGATGTACAGCTGTGAG ATTTCCAGAGAAAATTGGAGGGAACCTATCTGGTATTCACTATATTCGTGATGTTGCTGATGCTGATTCACTAATAGCATCACTG GAGAGAGCACGgaaggttgttgttgttggcGGTGGTTATATTGGTATGGAAGTAGCTGCTGCAGCTGTTGGTTGGAAACTTGATACAACG GTCATATTTCCAGATAATCATTTAATGCCAAGATTGTTTACTCCTTCTCTGGCTCATGCATATGAAGAACTTTACCAACAAAATGGCGTTAAATTCTTGAAG GGGGTTCGTACCAAAAACTTTATAGCTGGTTCTGATGGACATGTGACTGCTGTCAAACTTGAAAATGGATCAACAATAGAAGCTGATACG GTTATTGTTGGGATTGGAGCAAAGCCCGCTGTCAGTCCCTTTGAAGCTGTGGGCTTGAATACCACTGTTGGTGGCATACAG GTTGATGGTCAATTTCGAACAAGTGTACCTGGTGTTTATGCCATTGGAGATGTCGCAGCATTCCCATTGAAG ATATATGATCGGATTGCTCGAGTTGAACATGTTGATCATGCTCGTCGGTCTGCTCAACATTGTGTGAATTCATTATTAAGTGCAAAAACACACCT ATATGACTACCTTCCGCACTTCTATTCAAGAGTTTTTGAGTATGAAGGCAGTGCAAGAAAAGTGTGCTGGCAGTTCTATGGAGACAATG TTGGTGAGACGATTGAAATTGGAAACTTTGATCCAAAGATTGCTACTTTCTGGCTAGATTCTG GTAAATTGAGAGGAATTCTTCTAGAAAGTGGAACTCCTGAG GAATTTCAACTCCTGCCTAAACTTGCAAGGATCCAGCCGCTTGTTGATGAAGCCAAGCTTCAAAGTGCATCTTCTGTTGAGCAGGCGCTACAAATGGCTCAAAGATCCTAA